From Lucilia cuprina isolate Lc7/37 chromosome 4, ASM2204524v1, whole genome shotgun sequence:
ccaatttgttttgtttttttttaattgttccgtttggattttttttaataacaataatagtgtttaattatttcatttaattctgCAATAAATCTCTCATTATATCTAGAGAATCTTGTAGAGATTTGGCATAACGTGAAGCACTTGTATCTTCACATGCATAAAATGCTGAAACACAGAAGACAATTTCATCTGGATGTGGATTGTATGAACAACCATAACCTTTTGGAGTTACCGGTCCATAGCCCATAAAGCTATCGGTACTACATGCCACCTAAAGGggggaatttttaaattttgtttggtttggttttgtttattctttaattttgtttaaaacacttATAGGGACTTACAAAGGTGcatttaatatacttttttttctcTCAGTGCTGGGTGTATTAGGTTTTctctttatacattttttcacaGTGTGTGCTTTTTTTCTGTAATTAAGTGCTTTAAATGTGCTTATACAAGTTTTTTAGTgctttttaatgtaataaataaatatagaaaaacaaataaatcggTCATATTCGGCTATGGCGAATCTTATATGTCTaccttaagaatattttttaaatatacttatataaaatgttaGGTTTGATTTTAAGTCGCTATTTTATACCTcaaatctaataaaaatctGCAACAACATTGTTAAATGCGAAAGAATGTCTTCAAAGAATCAATTATTGCAAACATGATTGCGTTATTGAAATTAATAGCATCGAATTCAATACAATTATTTAAGATCAGAATTTCAGTCCGACTTTTCGAGATccttcttattaaattttttttcttaattatttcttttcaaaaataattaaaaaattttacactagTTCTCTTAACAATATCGAAGAGTGTATTAGGAATTTTTCTCACTAGCTTAGCAGTGCAATTTATAGATACATACATGCAATTTATTGTGCTCTTTGGTGCATTAGTGCAATTAttggaaatatatatataaatatacaagaTATACCTGGCTGGTAGATAGCAGGAAACACTGTGATATTTGATACGATTCATCCGTAAACAATTCATGCAATTCGCCAGTTACTTCTCGACTAGCTTCCCGAAGACCCAGTAAAGGTATATCGATGCCATTGCCCAAAATATTTTGTACCATTACTTCAGTTTGACGTGCTACCGCACAACGGAATAATTCACGTAAATAATCTTTCTGTAACAAAATAGATTTTGACATACACatgcatatatgtacatatataatcaCTTCTAACTTACACTGTATATGCTAAATTTAACTTTACGCGCTTCATCTTCCTCTTCACGATCACTTTCTAAAGCCACATTGGGTCCTTCATCCTGGCACATAGCTTTAGCCCATTCCAAGGCTTCGGTACTGGCACTGCGTATACAATCGACACGACCTAATAGAAAACGTCTAGTCGAAGCACTTTCATATGTGGCAACCAAATGTCCATATAATCTAGTTATAAACGAATGAAACGTTAAAAACGATTAACACTGTTCAGAGTGTAAATAAAAACTCACTTGTAATAGGCTAATTGTAAAGATAATTGTATATAGGCATCTGGACTAACTTGACAAGCTTTGATGAAATTCTTGCCGTAACCCTTATAGCgataaacataaaagtccaaatTATCAATGGCTCTGTAAATAAATTTGAGATATACTTTTATTGtataattgtaaatatattaacTCACCTATCGACTGACTGACAGGCCGGTCCGAAACGTCTTTGAATTTCTGGAACTATTTCCCATTCCAAACGTTCGGGTGGTGGTAAATGATGTTGAGGTACACCACTGTCATCTGAGGgactttccaaaattttcttatagatcTTTTCTAATAATTGAACTACCGCTATACCCTCTGAGGTGGAATGTTCATAGCACAGACCCCAGGTGCCATCAGTGCAAATAATAATTTGCATGGTCTTATCAAACCAACGATTGCCAGAATTATACTCACTACCACCGCCATGTATCATCTCATGAGCCATATTAGTTTCATCCCTCTGACCGGCATAATGCACGGATGGAGTTGCTCCTGTAAAGCCGCGAGCATTAAATGTCAATGGCAATGGTTCATCTAAACACAATACAATCAAAGCAGTTTCTATTAATTCGATGTTACGATGATTATGCTCTTCCAACTGCAAGGTGGCACGATCCTCAGCCCATTGTGTTCTTGGTTCGGCCGTTAGTAGTCCTATAGGTGGTGGTTTTGAGGGCAAACAGGGAGCATCACTTAGCACATAGAGAATTTGGGAAGCAATTTCACTCTCCGACAGTTTGCCACGATCACGAGCCTTCAGTACAATGCAATACATTTGATTGCGACAAAATACAATGACATGCTCGTCTTCGGTTTTGTGTTTTGGCAAATACTGGGAATCACGTTGTATACCAGGCCGGCGACATGAGCCTAACAAACGATAATACTGAGCCATACACAAAGGTTGATTTTTTTCACGCGATGTAGCACGTTCTTGTGGTAAGTTACCACTATCTAGCATTTCCTTGTGCACCATAATACCTTCTAAAATACGCGCCGCAAATCGGGCAACATCATGAACAGTGGTAAAACGTCTTGGCGGTAAGACCATACCAGGATTCGAATTGATTGGCAATGATAAACGTACATCCATATACATGTCGTTCAACCAGTAGTGGTAGGCCTAGAATAGAAAACATATAATTATGATTATAAAAAGTGTTAGTAACTAAGTAATTAAGAGATTAAATTGTGATAAGCATTTAGATTTTCGagcaatttacataaatattatttttcttagtttGTGATATATTAACTCAAAGAGTTTTGTACTGCcctaatttttatttactaaattatCAATTAAAAGTCTTTGGTAGTGATTTGATAAGCGGttaattgaatttatatattttcaaaataaagcgtcattcaattttttttatcaattttacatgaacataaaaaataaagttttttacacAACAAgtccaaaaattttatattactaTATTAAAATGAGCAATAAATCACCATCTAacataagtttttgttcttatagTACTCTACAGGCAGAAGATACTGCCATGACAAATCCTTTTTACATGGTCCATATAATAGAGAGGTTTTATAGAAGTTGGGCTATCGGCAAAAATGGTATATTGTCCCGAATATTGAGATCATATAGTGCTCTACAGGTAGACATTATCACTAATATTGCTAACAACTAGATGAGAAGTCTCGCCGAACCGCAGATAGAGATGACTGATAACATAAAGGTCTAAAGGTTGAATGTGCAATATTGCTCACCAATTAAGAGATTCATTATTTCTGTACACATCCATTAGACTACTTATGTTGGACTAAGGCTCCAATTTAACCCGAACATCTTAGGACATGTGTAGTAGGCATCTATTGTTTCCTGACTATGTACTAGatttccaatttaaaatttagaatctaacataatttctaaatatttaaaattgtttgataataaaattttgaaagctTGTAACTACGGTAGGTTAGGCTTTTTCAAATTTGAATCTAGCAGAAttcctaaatatttataatattttgttaaatgaatTTCGCAAGTTTTTTTGTGAATAGTACCAGTTTTTGGATTTCGTGCTAGACTACTGACTACTGTAGCACCAGAGtattaaaatccattaaaaCCCAGGTATCAGTATCACAACATCGCGTAAGAAATAACTTTTATCCCCCTATTGTCCAGTACAACAGTACCACTTCTGTATTGCTAGGAATTTCTGCTAGACCGCTGTCTGTGTCCCAGTCACTTTGTACCACCAGGACATTAAAAACATTACAGGTAGCAGTCTCACTAATTCGCGTAAGCTATAACTTTTATCCCTGaaatatttcgtacaaaatataaaaatgaggatAACAGAAAATAagtgaatgtatttttttgatttaaatattttgttattcttaCTCATTTTAGAGTAAGTCTATATAGAACTCTGAAAAAAAGCAATATTTCACATTTACATCATAatagttgtttaaataaatatttttgtaaagtatTCAACGATTCGTTGTCTTGGCTTCACTGCCCAATTCTTTGTGTTTATTatcatttctaaaaaatattaaaataagaaaaatcttgtaaaaagttcaaataaatgttatcaaaaatattgctattGATAAAGATCGAAAAAACCAAATGAATCTATTAAATTACGAAAtgacaaaattagtttttatcaaaattcaTGTATATTTTTTGGTCTTTTATCTCGGTTATCTTTAACAACAAATCATTAATTTTTGggagaaataaaatatattaaaaatatttcaaataattaaagaaacaataacaaatttgaaaaagtataaataatgaaaattatcaaaaaatcaaAGTAGTTCATCATTTTCATCTTTTGCAAACGGATACGGAATACGAAAGAATATTTAAGATGAAaggtaagaaaataaaaaattttacattttaaaaatatttaaaaaaaaaacaaaatttacatctTTTATGCAGCCGGACTTTTGCTAGCCACCTTGAGCCTTGTTGCTATTGCTCAAGCCAAAAAATACGAGTTGACATGCGCTAAATCGGAACTTGGCATACGTTGGCCCAGCTATGAAAGTAACTCGGAGTATTATATATGTCCACGTTTATTTGCTAAACAAATGACTGTAACCTGTAATCCCGGAGAAGTGTTTACATTCGTTTTGCAATCCTGCACTGCTCCCAATAGATATATTCCAGCACCTGCTGTAGAAGATTTGCCACTAGCTGCTCCTATGCCCAGTAAACCTAATAAGGATGGTTTCCTTACGCCCTTGGAAATCACCAACGTTCCTCATCCCCCTGTTTTCAATCCATTGAAACCCTCACCTGTTGTTGAAATGCCCGCTCTTCAACCAGCCGTATTACCATTTGAAATTCCCAAACCCCCAGTTGCTGCTCTTGAAACACCCAAACACGAAGAAATCAAACCTGTACAAAAAGAAGAACAAGTTGTTGCAGTTGTAGAGGAGGCACCAAAACCTTTGGCTCCATTACCTCCAACTCCTGCTCCCACTCCACCAGTTGTTGCCAACGAGTCTAGTAAGAAACCGAAAAAACCAACTACCAACAAAAAGAAGTCCTCCACTAAGCCCAGCAAGAACggcaaaaaaaccaaaactgaAAAGGCCCCCAAGAAGACGTCTAATAAACCTAAAGCTCCAGCCAAAAAATCACCAAAAGCTTAAGTAATTAGCGCTACAACCAGGTCACACActataattcaataaatttatattttattttctaataatatgaaataaaagataCAAGCGGAGATTAGCGATAATATTAACTATAGATTACattacatacctacatacatacatatgtacacttGCAAAAATCATTGCTAAGCAAACATTactaaattatttcaatataattacTACAATAATGCTATGATTGATACCAATGTGCCAATCGaccaaaacttattttatttatacttattattTGGGTTTTTGTCGTTATCAAtatcattattaattaattactttatgTCTACCATTTAAAAAAgggtttattatacccttcaccttcgtgaaaacGGTATATAGAAGTTTgatattcaatataattttccgaccctttGTATgaccaaaaattcaaaatcgattttattatAAGTACCCTACAACAATTTAGTGgagaggatatattgggtttgtgctgatgtttgtaacgcacaataatattggtcctatacctatacagaatcattttctgagtcgatttagctgtgtccgtccgtctgtccatgtaaaccttgtaatcaaactacaagtcacaaatttgaagataattcaatgaaatttggtacattctACATTTTATTGTCCCAGGAACGAAGTATAgacgaagcatattgaaaatagttaatatcGGTCGATTATtacacctagcctccatacaactgaacccggcgaatagggcttttaagttcataattatgtgtaATAtattcgtatctcgacaaaaagctgcaaaactaagttctatactagccttgacgactatcatgaactctataattttAGGGTCTAGCGCCTTTAAAatgcccccttcaaaatttgacttaaatgtccacagttttattcaataataaatggcttaagtatatctcaggcaaggtacaattcaacttgtatattttattatgaaaactaaatctcatttaatttttgtaacaggtgcaGAGTTTATATGGTCGTCCTCGACCGACTATAATTTCGTACttgttgtttattataatgTATTGTATCAAAACAAATGTCTACACAAATAATTGGACTCCTCCGActgacaaaaaacaaaaggctgtatctttaaaaacattaaaatatttaaggaaaaagtCCAATTTATTCATTTGTATACACGCCATTGCCAACTATAATAAAACAATGCTTGTCTGTCtaaatgtttgttgaaatcaattgcCCGAAGATTCCATACATCTTCGGGACCCAAATCTACCATAATTCTGTAAGACATACTATCGAGAAAGtactttcgttcttcaaaaagtacttttgaattttctatgaaaatgtgcatagaaacataatattaaacatatagaATCCGTAGTAAGTGAGAACCAATGAAAGATgactttatggtactttttcgtttttatcaTATTGAAGTGATAACttataaaagtgaattttttaattgattataataataattcaagaaacataaaattaattcaaaactgtaggaaaactaatttttagtacttttggTTTTTATGCACACATGCTGCCGGAAGTACGAATCATCAAGGACTTAGTTCTTACACAGAACGCACTCTGGTAAATCTGATATGaaggaaacaaaatttaatggtatcacttgtataagacACCTTTCACCCATCATTCCCCATCATTCCACAACATTTGACACTCTCACAATATTTATACAGGCTGGCAAGACTCGTATACACCTACATTCATCCAGGGGTGCCAGATAATTTTGAAGGAAAATcggcaaatttgtcaaaaagtAATCAGCACTTATCagcatttttatattaaaaatcggaaaattatcggtaattaaaacaagttggaaagtatagtcgggcatgggtgattatttttaataataaagcatttaagttctTTACCTTAATTCGGAAATATTTAACCAATTTgatgataaaaagaaaaaaaaagaaaaaattcgttagacaagagccggatgatatacgtctgatgatataaatttaagggaaaaaatgtgcgtttttaatttttttcgtgatcctgtgtcctttcaaaaggactaaaaagttttaaaaagtaaatttttcaaaaaatattttaaatgttttattgtcaagccaacaagaagagttgggaaatatttcgtattgtttttattttataccccTATGTtgaaaatctgtcaaaaatgccatttaaaattcttatccttaaaaatctattaaaatttttcaatattattttttcaaaaaaaattgaaatattttgttatacatcttttgatcctgacagaataaactgaaaataattcaaaatattttaaaactctttttattAGCTTGGCATCgatcgatcctcataaaatttcgAAGGGCTATTGTTGCTATACAACTTCTTAATGTTGCTATACAACTTTTTAATGTCGTATTTCGTCACTTATTATTAAGACAGTTATAAGCGATGAAGCGATTTGCTAAAGGGAACATTATATGGAAGAATAGGGTCAACAACGTCTTCGCttagtaaatatttgttaaataggAATACTCTTGATATGCGAAGAGTGTATTTAAAGATATGGTTCCATTAACAGTTTTTATCTCTAAAAAAGGTTTTGCTTTCCATAAAACTTGGTGTTGTTGAATTGtattttatagctttttatCACAGTTTAAACTGTATTTTCAGCGGGATAGCCTTCTGGCTGTTTTTGTTTGGACTCTATAAATTTaaggacggacatggctagatccaTTAAATATATGTGAACAATTttgtgtcaagtgacccaacccaaaaaatagattttaatgaaattagtaCCAAAGTTAGTACAATTTAATAGCAGTTCATACACAATGTTTCAGCTCAATCGGTCAAGAATTTTGAAGTCAAAATTGGAGATTTTTATCATACAGGGGTTTTTTCTTTTCA
This genomic window contains:
- the LOC111681257 gene encoding choline O-acetyltransferase encodes the protein MGLESHNNIPAAYFVLGVNFIEKKLTRKKQEILIFFNFNFSQVLTVASNESNPNAATGSGTGETAALFSKFKSFSIGSGPNSPQRVVSNLRGFITNRLSNISTNDTGWKDSILSLPKKWLSTAESVDEFGFPDTLPKVPVPPLEQTMADYIRALEPITTPAQLERTKAIIKEFTAPNGLGPRLHQYLVDRRETEENWAYHYWLNDMYMDVRLSLPINSNPGMVLPPRRFTTVHDVARFAARILEGIMVHKEMLDSGNLPQERATSREKNQPLCMAQYYRLLGSCRRPGIQRDSQYLPKHKTEDEHVIVFCRNQMYCIVLKARDRGKLSESEIASQILYVLSDAPCLPSKPPPIGLLTAEPRTQWAEDRATLQLEEHNHRNIELIETALIVLCLDEPLPLTFNARGFTGATPSVHYAGQRDETNMAHEMIHGGGSEYNSGNRWFDKTMQIIICTDGTWGLCYEHSTSEGIAVVQLLEKIYKKILESPSDDSGVPQHHLPPPERLEWEIVPEIQRRFGPACQSVDRAIDNLDFYVYRYKGYGKNFIKACQVSPDAYIQLSLQLAYYKLYGHLVATYESASTRRFLLGRVDCIRSASTEALEWAKAMCQDEGPNVALESDREEEDEARKVKFSIYSKDYLRELFRCAVARQTEVMVQNILGNGIDIPLLGLREASREVTGELHELFTDESYQISQCFLLSTSQVACSTDSFMGYGPVTPKGYGCSYNPHPDEIVFCVSAFYACEDTSASRYAKSLQDSLDIMRDLLQN
- the LOC111681478 gene encoding extensin is translated as MKAGLLLATLSLVAIAQAKKYELTCAKSELGIRWPSYESNSEYYICPRLFAKQMTVTCNPGEVFTFVLQSCTAPNRYIPAPAVEDLPLAAPMPSKPNKDGFLTPLEITNVPHPPVFNPLKPSPVVEMPALQPAVLPFEIPKPPVAALETPKHEEIKPVQKEEQVVAVVEEAPKPLAPLPPTPAPTPPVVANESSKKPKKPTTNKKKSSTKPSKNGKKTKTEKAPKKTSNKPKAPAKKSPKA